CCGGTGGGTGGTGGTGGGGGTGGGTGAGGCCGTCGGCAGCGGATTGGCGGCAGCGGACCGCTGTTGTTCGGCGTCCCCGTGGGTGCCGGGCAGGACCAGTGCCCCGCCCAGGCCCACGAGCGCGATCCCGGTCACGCCACCCGCGACGGCGGCGGCCCGGCGCCACAGCCGGAGCCGTCGGCCGCGGGTCTCGCCACGGGCCACCATGGTGGACTGCTGGTCGGTCTCGAAGGCGCCGCCGGCGTGACGCAGGGCCGCGGCGAACCGGTCCTCGAAGGGGTCGTGCTCTTCAACGGGCATGACGAACCGCCGTTTCTGCGGGATGTGTGGTGGTCAGGTGGGGGCGGGGACGGGGCCGGGGCGGATCAGGATCTCGCGTACTCATTGAGGGCGTCGCCGAGGAGCGTGCGCAGCCGGGCGAGGGCGCGGACGCAGCGGGTGCGTACGGCGGCCGAGCTGGTGTTCATCGCGGCGGCGGTCTCCTCGATGCTGCGGTCCTCCCAGTAGCGCAGGACGACCACGGCCCGGTCCTTGGCGGACAGCCGTCGCAGCGCCTCGACGAGGGTGAGCCGCAGAGGCGTGTCGCCGGCCGTGTCCGGCTCGGGGAGGTCGGGGAGCACGTCGGTGGCGCGCTCCTTGCGGCTGCTGTGGCGCCGCTGATGGGCGAGGAAGGTACGGGTGAGGACGGTCTGGGCGTACCCGGCGGGGTTGTCGACGCGGGAGATGCGGCCCCAGCGCAGGTACACCCGGCCGAGGGTCTCCTGGACGAGGTCCTCGGCGAGATGGGTGTCGCCGCCGGTGAGCAGACAGGCGGACCGGTACAGGTGTCTGGCGCGTGCGGCGGCGAACTCCTGGTATCCGTCGCTGCGGCCCAGTCTCATGCTGTCTCCCGGTTTCCGTGTCGTTCCGTTCCGCCCTCACCTCATTGATGCGGTGGACCCCCGGAAATGTTTCAACGGACTTGGCGGACCTGGATACTGATCGTCGTACGTGCTTACGTACGACCGACACGGGACGCGAGGGGACGACCATGCACCAGCCGGGATACGGCGGGCCCGGGCAGGGTCAGCCCGGGTACGGTCAGCCCGGGTACGGCCACCAGCCGCCGCCGGCGGGCCCGCCCGGTTTCGGCCCGCCGCCACCGGCGTACGCGCCGCACGTGCCGAACGCGCCACACCCGTCGTATCCGGCCCGGACACCCCCGGCACCCCAGGCACCCTTTGGACCGGACTTCCTGGCAGCCGACCGCCACAACTCGGTGGTGGTGGACGCGCAGGGCGTCTTCTTCGAGATGCGCGGCCTGACGGCGGAGTTTCCCTGGCACGTCGTCCGCAGCGCCCACTACCGTCCGAGCCCCGACGGCAAGGCGCTGATGGTGGCGGTGGTGCACGTCGACGGCAGGGTGTTCGAGTGCGTGGTGCTCGCGAAGCGCGGCGGGAGCCTTCAGGAGTGGCTCGGCCAACTGGCGGCGGTACTGGGGCACTACCGCCCGATGGGCTGACGCACAGCGGGCGGTCGGCCTTGTCCGCCCGGTCACCGCGGTCGGCGTAGTCCTGCGATGAGGAGTTCGACCAGCCGGCGTGCGTCGTAGCGGGGATCGCTGTCCGCGCCGATGCAGAGGTTGCCGACGCCGCGCATGAGTTCGTACGCCTCGATGTCGGAGCGGATCTCGCCGGCGGCGGCCGCGGCTTCGAGCAGCTCGGCGCAGACGGGCACGAGCCGGTCGAGGAAGTAGGCGTGCAGCGTGTCGAAGCCGGCGGTGTCGGACTGGAGCACGGCGGCGAGTCCGTGCTTGGTGACCAGGAAATCGACGAAGAGGTTGATCCATTGCCCCAGCGCGGCGTAAGGAGTCTCGCTGGTCGCCCGTAGGGCCGGGCCGGCCTCGGCGCAGGCGTCGACCTGGTGCCGGTAGACGGCGATGATGAGATCCGCTCGCGTCGGGAAGTGGCGGTAGATCGTGCCCAGCCCGACGCCGGCCTTGGCCGCGATGTCGCGTACCGGCGCTTCCACGCCCGACGTGACGAAGACCGCGGCGGCCGCGTCCAGCAGCGTCTCCTTGTTGCGTCGGGCGTCCTTGCGCTTGGACGGGACCGCGCGCCCGGCGCCCTCGTCGCTGTCGTTCACCGCGCCACTCCCTTACGCCCTCACGCTTGCCAAAGCGGAACAGTGTTCCGTATCGTCGTTCCGGAACGGCGTTCCGTTTGCTCATGATGTCAGAGCCGGGGCCCGACGGCCAGCCACGCCTTTCACCACGCCATTACGCCCCCACGCCCCCACGCCATTACGCCCCACGCCACCCCGCTTCACCCGCAATGAGGAGACACGGTCATGCAGTACCGCACCTTGGGCCGCACCGGTGTGCAGGTCAGCACCCTCGCGCTCGGCGCCATGAACTTCGGCCGGATCGGGCGCACCACCCAGGACGAGGCCACCGCCATCGTCGACGCCGCCCTGGAGGCGGGGATCAACCTCATCGACACCGCCGACTGGTACAGCGGCGGCGAGTCGGAAGAGATCGTCGGAAAGGCCGTTGCCGGCCGTCGCGAGGACATCGTGCTGGCCACGAAGGCGACCATGCCGATGGGCGACGAGCGCAACCATCAAGGCAGTTCGCGCCGCTGGCTGGTCACCGCGCTGGACGACAGCCTGCGCCGCCTCGGCGTCGACCATGTCGATCTCTACCAGATCCACCGGTGGGACCCGAAGACCAGCGACGAGGAGACGCTGTCGGCCCTGACCGACCTGCAACGCGCGGGAAAGATCCGTTACTTCGGCTCCTCGACCTTCCCCGCCCACCGCATCGTGCAGGCACAGTGGGCCGCCCGTGAGCATCACCTGGGCCGTTATGTCACCGAGCAGCCCAACTACTCGATCCTCCAGCGCGGAGTCGAGGCTCACGTCCTGCCCGTGACCGAACAGTACGGGCTCGGTGTGCTGGTGTGGAGCCCGCTGGCCTCGGGCTGGCTGTCGGGCGCGGTCCGGGAGGGCCGCGACGTCACCACCAACCGCTCGGCGTTCATGCCGGAACGCTTCGACATGACTCTCCCGTACAACCGGGCCAGGCTTGACGCGGTCGAGCAGCTGGCCAAGGTCGCCGACGAGGCCGGCCTGACCATGATCCAGCTCGCACTCGGTTTCGTGACCGCGCACCCCGCCGTGACCAGCGCGCTCATCGGCCCCCGCACGATGGACCACCTGCACGCGCAGCTCGCCGCCGCCGACACCGTGCTCTCCGTCGACGTACTCGACGCGATCGACGACATCGTCGCCCCCGGCACCGACCTCGCCGCACACGAGAAGTTCGACACTCCGCCCGCGCTGCTCGACCCGTCACTGCGGCGCCGCTGAGCGTCCGAGGGACGGCCTCGACATCCTCTCCCGCGGTTCCCGAGTCCGCGGGAATCGCGCAGGCGCCCGGCGAGAAGTGCTCTTCCTCCAGCTCGCCGGCGCCGCCTGTGTCGAAAGGACCAACGGCTCCATGCCGCACACACTCCGCCCCAGTTTCGGAATCATGACCGCCCCCTCGCAGGTCGACTACCGCGACATCCTGCGGGTCTGGCGCGAGGCGGACACGATCCCGGCGATCGAGCACGCGTGGTTGTTCGATCACCTCATGCCGATCGGCGGCGACCCGGACGGACCGACCTACGAGGGCTGGACCCTGCTCTCGGCCCTTGCCGCCCACACCCGACGACTGCGGCTCGGTGTGCTGGTGACCAGCAACCGGTTCCGGCCGCCCGCGATGCTGGCCAAGATCGCCACGACGGTCGACATCGTCTCCGGCGGACGGCTCGACTTCGGCATCGGCGTCGGCTCGCGTCCCGGCCACCCCCTGGCACGCCGTGAGTACGCAGCACACGGCCTTCCCTTCCACGACTCCGCGCACGCCGTGGGCAGCCTCGCCGAAGCCTGCACGGTGATCCGGCGGTTGTGGACGGAGGAGGAACCGTTCGACTTCCACGGCACCCACCACCACCTCACCGGGGCGTTCGGCAACCCCAAACCCGTCCAGCGCCCCCACCCGCCGATCCTCATCGGCGGACGCTCGGCCGCGACGCTGCGCGTGGTCGCCGAGCACGCCGACCTATGGAACATCCCGGGCGGCGACATCGACGACGTCGTCCGCCGCAGCGCACTGCTGGACCGCTACTGCGCCGAGATCGGCCGCGACCCCGCCTCGATCACCCGCTCGATCTTCCTGCCCGTCTCCTACGACCGGCCCGGTGTCACCCAGGACGCGATCGGTGACGCGACCGACGCCGGCTTCCGGCACATCGTCCTCGGACTGCCCGCGCCCTACCCCGCCGACGTCGCACGGTGGGTCACCGACGAGCTGATCAGCATGTCGCTCTGAGGTTCCGGTGCGATGCGGCCACCGCCGTCGCCAGGTTGCGCAACGCCACTTCCTGCTCACGTACAACCCATGTGCAGCATCGATGGTCTCCTGATCGACGATCGCATCGCCGGGTGAGACCGACCGCATCCTGAACTCCCGCCAGGTCTGCCCCAACGTGCCCACGCCACAAAGGACCTTCATGCGCTTACCTCACCAACTGAGGAGTGCACGCACCTTGCGCTCCAGAACGACGGTCACCCTGACCGCAGCTTTGCTTGCCGGCACCCTCACCCCGCTCGCCCTCTCTTCCCCGGCCACGGCCGCACCCGCCAAGTACGCGGACGACTTCAACGGGGACGGGTACCGGGACTACGCGTACAGCGGCAGCGTCACCGACGCGGGCAGTGACGGCTCCGGCACGGTCGGCATCATCTACGGCACGGCGACCGGGCCCAACGGCCGTAAGCAGAACATCACGCAGAACAGCCCGGGCATCCCCGGCACCAACGAGTGGGACGACGGCTTCGGCCACGCGATGGCCGGCGCGGACTTCAACCGCGACGGATACGCCGACCTTGCCGTGGCCGCTTACGGCGAGGACGTCGGCGCGCGCTCCGAGGAGGGCGCCATCGTGATCATCTGGGGGTCCGCGTCCGGTCTGTCCGGCGCAACCTCCGTTCCCAACAAGGCACCGCAGAAGTGGGGGCAGTTCGGCCTCGACCTCGCCGTCGGCGATTTCAACGGCGACGGCAGACCCGATCTGGCCGCACTCAACAACAAAACCGCATACGTATACCTCGGCTCCTTCACCAAGTCGGGCTTCAGCGGCACGGTCACCAAGCTCGCAAACGACCACATGTCCGCGGAACACCTGGCCGTCGGGAAGGTCACCAAGGACAGCGCCACCGATCTCGTGGTCGTCGGCGCGGTGGACGGAAGCGAACACACCGTCACCGGCGCCTGGTTCGTCCGCGGCGGCAGGACGCTCACCCGGGGCACGACGCTCAAACTCGGCAGTGGCGAGGACACGAGCTGGCAAGTCGACACCCGGATCGCCGACTTCAACAAGGACGGATACGGCGACATCGCCCTCGGCCACCCCAACGCCAACGGCAAGGGCGCCGTCCTTGTCTGGCGCGGCGGCTCCACCGGCCCCGGCGGCGTCACCCGTATCAGTCAGGACACCTCTGGTGTCGCCGGCGGCGCTGAGGTCGGTGACCGCTTCGGTGCGCGCATCTCCGTGGGCGACGTCAACCATGACGGCTATCCGGACCTCGCCGTCGCCAGCCCTGGAGAGGACCTCGGCGGGCACACCGACGCAGGCGCCATCCACATCCTGCGCGGCAGCGCATCCGGGCTCACCGGATCAAAATCCCAGTACTTCGACCGCTCCAGCGCGGGCGTACCAGGAGGACTGGAGGCGAACGCGAGTTTCGGCGAGCGCCTGCGGTTGCGTGACTCCAACCGCGATGGCTACGCCGACCTCTTCGCGGACTACCTGCGCCTGCGTGGAACGTCCAGCGGCATCACGACCTCCGGCATCCAGGAAGCGGCCTCGTCCGACTTCATGCAATAGGCATGCCCTCCGCTCTCCGAGAAGCTCGGCAGCGGGTCGTTCTTGGCGGGCGTCCGACCGCTGCCGTCACCCACGGGCCGGTGCTCCGGACGCCTGCCGACCGGTCCGAGCCCGGACCCGTCACCTGCCGTGACGGGTCCGGGCTCGTCCTGCGAGGCCGCGAGGCCGGGGGCTCACCCCCTGTGCGTCAGAAGACGCGGACGTTGGGCGCGGTGTCCCAGCCCATGTCGGCGTCCGGGCCGCTGATGGAACCCCTGCCGTTCCCGTGGTAGACGAACAACTGGAAGTTGATGGGCCGCATGAGGTCGGACAGGCCGTCGCCGTTCACGTCACCGGTCGCGATCACCGGCTCGTCACTGGGCCAGGCGTAGGGCAGCTTCTTGCGCGCGCCGAAGGCGCCGTTGCCGTTGCCGGGGTACAGCCACAGCGCACGTGACCCGTCGCGGGCCAGCAGGTCGGCCTTGCCGTCGCCGGTCATGTCGCCCGGTGCGGCCAGCTTGTTCATGGCGTTCCAGCCACCGCCGACGAGCTTGCGGGCGCGGAAGGCGCCCTTGCCGTTGCCCGGGTACAGCCACAGCTTTCCGGCGGTGTCGCGGGCCAGCAGATCCCTGTGGCCGTCACCGGTCAGGTCCCCGGCCGCGCTGATCTCGCGCAGGGCGTTCCAGCCGCCGCCGACCCGTACCCTCGTGCCGAAGGTGCCGTTGCCCCGGCCCGGGTAGAACCAGAGCACCCCGGCCTTGTCACGGGCGTACAGGTCCTCCTTGGCGTCCCCGTTGTAGTCACCGTGCCGGACCAGCTGCGTCATGGCGTTCCAGCCGCCCCCGACGAGCTTCCCCTTGGTCGACCCGTCGGCATTGACGATGCCCGAGAGGAACCACAGCCGGCCGTCGTCCGCGCGCTCCAGGAGATCGGGGCGTCCGTCGTTGTTCAGGTCCCCGAACCGGGCCACGTCGGGCAGCCCCGCCGGCCGCTTGTCCTCCGGCAGGAGGTACCAGTCCATCCACGGGACGCCCTGGGTGGCCTCGTATTCGGTGGTGGCGACCCGGATCGAGCTGATCTTGTTGTCGAATGCGCCGTCGAACGCGCCTCCGGTGAGGTCGATGGCTCCGTTGTGCGGGCCGATGAGCAGCGTGTCGCCGCCCGCGTAGTTGGCTTTGGTGTGCGCGACGGCCCACATCCGGCTGTTGTTGACCAACGACGAGGTCTTGTCGTTGAAGTCGCCCATGGTGGCCAGGCTCGACGAGACGATCTTCATCTCGCCCTTGTAGTCGCCGTACTGGAAGAGGCACAGCTTCCCCGAGGGACAGCGGTCCGAGTTGTCCGCGGCCGCCGCCTGCGGAGCCATGGTGACCGCCGTGGTCATGGACGCGGCGAGGGCTAACGCGGCGCCGAGGGTTCGCCGGGCGGCGGTACGCCTGAGCGAAGAGGGGTCGCCCGGGGCGCGTCGGCCCAGGGAGATGCGAAGCATGGATCGGTCTCCGTTCGGTACGGGAAGATCCGGCCCGGAAGGTCCGGACCGGATTCAGTCAGGAAAGTCGAATGCGGCCTCTGGACGGCGGCGGTAGGCGAGTACCGCTCAGAAGACCAGGACGCTCGACGGGAGGCTGCCGAAGGTCTTCGGGGCCTTGAGGCCGCCGCCCGCCGCACCGGTGCCCGGGTAGAGGCGCAGCGAGGTCTGGCCCGGGGCGTGCGCGATCAGGTCCGGCCGCCCGTCACCGGTGATGTCGCCCAGGCCGGCGAGCTCGGTGAACTTGTTCCAGCCACCGGTTCCGATGAGCTTGCGGGTACCGAAGGCGCCCCTGCCGTTGCCGGGGTAGAACCACAGCTTCCCGGCGGTGTCGCGGGCCACGAGGTCGGCCCGCTTGTCGGAGTTCATGTCGCCCGCGCCGACCAGCTCGTTCATGGCCTTCCAGCCGCCGCCGACCTTCTTCCGCGCTCCGAAGGCACCCTTGGCGTCGCCCGGATACGTCCACAGGGTGCCGGCCCCGTCGGCGGCGAGCAGATCGGCCTTGCCGTCGCCCGTCAGATCACCCGCGGCCGCGAGGTCGCGCATGGTGTTCCAGCCGCCGCCGACCCGTACCCTCGTGCCGAACGTGCCGTCGCCCCGGCCCGGGTAGAACCACAGCACCCCGGCCTTGTCA
The Streptomyces sp. CGMCC 4.7035 DNA segment above includes these coding regions:
- a CDS encoding SigE family RNA polymerase sigma factor, translating into MRLGRSDGYQEFAAARARHLYRSACLLTGGDTHLAEDLVQETLGRVYLRWGRISRVDNPAGYAQTVLTRTFLAHQRRHSSRKERATDVLPDLPEPDTAGDTPLRLTLVEALRRLSAKDRAVVVLRYWEDRSIEETAAAMNTSSAAVRTRCVRALARLRTLLGDALNEYARS
- a CDS encoding TetR/AcrR family transcriptional regulator encodes the protein MNDSDEGAGRAVPSKRKDARRNKETLLDAAAAVFVTSGVEAPVRDIAAKAGVGLGTIYRHFPTRADLIIAVYRHQVDACAEAGPALRATSETPYAALGQWINLFVDFLVTKHGLAAVLQSDTAGFDTLHAYFLDRLVPVCAELLEAAAAAGEIRSDIEAYELMRGVGNLCIGADSDPRYDARRLVELLIAGLRRPR
- a CDS encoding aldo/keto reductase; this encodes MQYRTLGRTGVQVSTLALGAMNFGRIGRTTQDEATAIVDAALEAGINLIDTADWYSGGESEEIVGKAVAGRREDIVLATKATMPMGDERNHQGSSRRWLVTALDDSLRRLGVDHVDLYQIHRWDPKTSDEETLSALTDLQRAGKIRYFGSSTFPAHRIVQAQWAAREHHLGRYVTEQPNYSILQRGVEAHVLPVTEQYGLGVLVWSPLASGWLSGAVREGRDVTTNRSAFMPERFDMTLPYNRARLDAVEQLAKVADEAGLTMIQLALGFVTAHPAVTSALIGPRTMDHLHAQLAAADTVLSVDVLDAIDDIVAPGTDLAAHEKFDTPPALLDPSLRRR
- a CDS encoding LLM class flavin-dependent oxidoreductase, coding for MPHTLRPSFGIMTAPSQVDYRDILRVWREADTIPAIEHAWLFDHLMPIGGDPDGPTYEGWTLLSALAAHTRRLRLGVLVTSNRFRPPAMLAKIATTVDIVSGGRLDFGIGVGSRPGHPLARREYAAHGLPFHDSAHAVGSLAEACTVIRRLWTEEEPFDFHGTHHHLTGAFGNPKPVQRPHPPILIGGRSAATLRVVAEHADLWNIPGGDIDDVVRRSALLDRYCAEIGRDPASITRSIFLPVSYDRPGVTQDAIGDATDAGFRHIVLGLPAPYPADVARWVTDELISMSL
- a CDS encoding FG-GAP and VCBS repeat-containing protein translates to MRSRTTVTLTAALLAGTLTPLALSSPATAAPAKYADDFNGDGYRDYAYSGSVTDAGSDGSGTVGIIYGTATGPNGRKQNITQNSPGIPGTNEWDDGFGHAMAGADFNRDGYADLAVAAYGEDVGARSEEGAIVIIWGSASGLSGATSVPNKAPQKWGQFGLDLAVGDFNGDGRPDLAALNNKTAYVYLGSFTKSGFSGTVTKLANDHMSAEHLAVGKVTKDSATDLVVVGAVDGSEHTVTGAWFVRGGRTLTRGTTLKLGSGEDTSWQVDTRIADFNKDGYGDIALGHPNANGKGAVLVWRGGSTGPGGVTRISQDTSGVAGGAEVGDRFGARISVGDVNHDGYPDLAVASPGEDLGGHTDAGAIHILRGSASGLTGSKSQYFDRSSAGVPGGLEANASFGERLRLRDSNRDGYADLFADYLRLRGTSSGITTSGIQEAASSDFMQ
- a CDS encoding FG-GAP-like repeat-containing protein, coding for MLRISLGRRAPGDPSSLRRTAARRTLGAALALAASMTTAVTMAPQAAAADNSDRCPSGKLCLFQYGDYKGEMKIVSSSLATMGDFNDKTSSLVNNSRMWAVAHTKANYAGGDTLLIGPHNGAIDLTGGAFDGAFDNKISSIRVATTEYEATQGVPWMDWYLLPEDKRPAGLPDVARFGDLNNDGRPDLLERADDGRLWFLSGIVNADGSTKGKLVGGGWNAMTQLVRHGDYNGDAKEDLYARDKAGVLWFYPGRGNGTFGTRVRVGGGWNALREISAAGDLTGDGHRDLLARDTAGKLWLYPGNGKGAFRARKLVGGGWNAMNKLAAPGDMTGDGKADLLARDGSRALWLYPGNGNGAFGARKKLPYAWPSDEPVIATGDVNGDGLSDLMRPINFQLFVYHGNGRGSISGPDADMGWDTAPNVRVF